From Sporosarcina sp. Te-1, the proteins below share one genomic window:
- a CDS encoding transposase yields the protein MCNPKITTPHYTTEFPLAIEEMKASPVSKRRFSPTFKPYNNRQGFAIFDVQELIPENHIARVVDEMVEAIPDERLYTYYTGGGRSSYHPKMMLKVILYAYSQKIYSCRGIEKMITENLPAMWLAAMERPDFRTLNDFRGIRMKAMMDELFETMILKLIEEGYITMENYFLDGTKIEADANKYSFVWKKSTLRFEEKLKEKIRATLADIQEIAQAEGLGLGSLPEDETEPEQLADLAAQLEKQAELLTKEMEGTKEMPTRKVLRTKRSVLRKSVKQIRQDFLPRMEKYAQHHATFGDRNSFSKTDPDATFMRMKEDHMKNGQLKPGYNIQMATENQFILYYTMH from the coding sequence ATGTGCAATCCGAAGATTACTACTCCACATTATACCACAGAATTTCCATTAGCCATAGAGGAAATGAAGGCAAGCCCCGTTTCCAAGCGACGTTTCTCTCCGACATTCAAACCTTACAATAATCGGCAGGGATTTGCCATCTTCGATGTGCAGGAGCTGATTCCGGAAAACCATATAGCCCGAGTAGTCGATGAAATGGTTGAGGCCATCCCAGATGAACGGCTTTATACATATTATACAGGTGGGGGGCGAAGCTCCTATCATCCCAAGATGATGCTGAAAGTCATTCTCTATGCCTACTCTCAGAAAATCTATTCATGCCGTGGCATCGAGAAAATGATCACGGAGAACCTGCCGGCCATGTGGCTTGCGGCAATGGAGAGGCCGGATTTTCGTACCCTCAACGATTTCAGAGGCATCCGCATGAAGGCGATGATGGATGAATTATTCGAAACAATGATTTTGAAACTGATCGAAGAAGGTTATATCACCATGGAGAACTACTTTTTGGATGGAACCAAGATCGAAGCCGATGCCAATAAGTATTCTTTCGTATGGAAAAAATCGACGCTTCGCTTTGAAGAGAAATTGAAGGAGAAGATCCGGGCAACCCTAGCGGATATACAAGAAATTGCTCAGGCCGAGGGCCTGGGACTTGGATCACTTCCAGAGGATGAGACGGAACCCGAACAGTTGGCCGACTTGGCCGCACAACTGGAAAAACAAGCAGAGTTGTTGACCAAGGAAATGGAAGGGACAAAAGAGATGCCTACCCGAAAGGTCCTCCGCACAAAACGCAGCGTATTACGGAAATCGGTAAAACAAATCCGACAGGACTTTCTGCCGCGAATGGAAAAATACGCACAGCACCATGCCACATTTGGCGACCGCAACAGTTTTTCGAAAACAGACCCGGACGCCACCTTCATGCGCATGAAAGAGGACCATATGAAAAATGGCCAACTGAAACCCGGCTATAACATACAGATGGCAACCGAGAATCAGTTCATTCTCTACTACACCATGCATTAG
- the ychF gene encoding redox-regulated ATPase YchF, translating into MALTAGIVGLPNVGKSTLFNAITKAGAEAANYPFCTIDPNVGIVEVPDERLQKLTELVSPKKTVPTAFEFTDIAGIVEGASKGEGLGNKFLSHIREVDAICQVVRCFADENITHVSGKVDPIADIEIINLELILADMESVEKRLTRVSKMAKQKDKEAIAEEPVLLKLKEAFENEKPARSVELTPEEFQIVKGMHLLTIKPMLYVANVSEDEIADADTNEYVKAVRDFAKEDNAEVIVVCAKIEEEMAELDDEEKAMFLEELGIKESGLDQLIKAAYSLLGLATYFTAGVQEVRAWTFRKGMKAPQCAGIIHTDFERGFIRAETVSYDALVEAGSMAAAKEAGKVRLEGKEYVVQDGDVMLFRFNV; encoded by the coding sequence ATGGCATTAACAGCCGGAATCGTCGGATTGCCGAACGTCGGGAAGTCGACACTTTTTAACGCGATAACAAAGGCAGGAGCAGAAGCTGCCAACTATCCATTTTGTACAATTGACCCAAACGTTGGTATCGTAGAAGTGCCCGATGAAAGATTACAAAAATTAACAGAGCTTGTCTCGCCGAAAAAAACTGTTCCAACGGCATTCGAATTTACCGATATTGCAGGAATAGTAGAAGGAGCGAGCAAAGGGGAAGGACTGGGAAATAAATTCCTTTCTCATATCCGGGAAGTGGATGCCATCTGCCAGGTCGTCCGTTGTTTTGCGGATGAAAACATTACCCATGTCTCTGGGAAAGTCGATCCGATTGCGGACATCGAGATTATTAATCTTGAGTTGATTCTTGCCGACATGGAAAGTGTGGAGAAGCGGTTGACACGTGTTTCCAAAATGGCAAAGCAGAAGGACAAAGAAGCGATAGCAGAAGAGCCGGTCCTTTTGAAACTAAAAGAAGCGTTCGAAAATGAAAAGCCGGCCCGTTCGGTTGAGTTGACGCCGGAAGAATTCCAAATCGTTAAAGGGATGCATCTCCTAACCATCAAACCGATGCTATACGTCGCGAACGTCTCGGAAGATGAAATTGCGGATGCGGACACCAATGAATATGTGAAAGCGGTACGTGATTTTGCCAAAGAAGATAATGCGGAAGTGATTGTCGTTTGTGCAAAGATCGAAGAAGAGATGGCAGAGCTCGATGATGAGGAGAAAGCGATGTTCCTCGAAGAACTAGGCATCAAGGAATCCGGTCTGGATCAATTGATCAAAGCGGCATATAGCTTGCTTGGCCTCGCCACTTACTTTACAGCAGGAGTGCAAGAAGTCCGTGCTTGGACGTTCCGAAAAGGGATGAAGGCTCCGCAATGTGCCGGTATTATCCATACAGATTTCGAACGCGGCTTCATCCGTGCTGAGACGGTTTCATATGATGCACTGGTTGAAGCCGGGTCAATGGCAGCCGCTAAAGAGGCTGGGAAAGTCCGACTTGAAGGGAAAGAATATGTCGTACAAGATGGCGATGTCATGCTTTTCCGCTTCAATGTTTGA
- a CDS encoding DUF951 domain-containing protein → MQDKEFEMNDIVEMKKPHPCGKNAWRIIRMGADIRIKCEGCGHSVMLPRNEFAKKMKKVIGKAEI, encoded by the coding sequence ATGCAGGACAAAGAGTTCGAGATGAATGATATAGTAGAGATGAAAAAACCTCATCCATGCGGGAAGAATGCCTGGAGAATCATTCGGATGGGAGCGGATATCCGTATCAAGTGCGAAGGCTGCGGACATAGTGTTATGCTTCCACGCAATGAGTTCGCCAAAAAGATGAAGAAAGTGATTGGAAAGGCAGAAATTTGA
- a CDS encoding mechanosensitive ion channel family protein produces the protein MAATKEPKLTMLERIEDFIFDEELWISVGVHALKILFIIVLAAVVVRVGKVVIRRVFGIKLKGPLRKDARREQTLLRLLENVLSYVVYFSAIIAVLSEFTIDLKGILAGAGVLGLAVGFGAQSLVKDVISGFFIIFEDQFSVGDHVKIGTAEGEVEEIGLRTTKIKSFTGELTILPNGSIAQVVNYSVKNSLAIVDVTIPFELGIEKVEKLITAYLTEMAKNDEDLIAAPRLVGAHDFTDTAVIERILAETKPMRQYEVTRKISIGLKQYLEHQGVEIPYPTLVTKLNEA, from the coding sequence ATGGCTGCCACAAAAGAACCAAAATTAACTATGTTAGAAAGAATAGAAGACTTTATTTTCGATGAAGAACTTTGGATTAGCGTAGGTGTTCATGCCTTGAAGATCTTATTCATTATCGTACTGGCCGCTGTTGTAGTTCGGGTCGGCAAAGTAGTGATCCGCCGGGTGTTCGGCATCAAACTGAAAGGTCCTTTAAGAAAAGACGCACGGCGGGAACAAACATTATTAAGACTGCTAGAGAATGTACTTTCGTATGTGGTCTATTTCTCCGCTATCATCGCTGTACTTTCTGAATTTACAATTGATTTAAAAGGAATACTGGCTGGAGCAGGGGTTCTTGGGTTGGCTGTCGGATTTGGAGCTCAAAGCCTAGTGAAAGATGTGATCTCCGGGTTCTTTATTATTTTTGAAGATCAATTTTCTGTAGGGGATCACGTGAAGATCGGCACTGCAGAAGGGGAAGTAGAAGAGATCGGGCTAAGGACAACAAAAATCAAAAGCTTCACAGGCGAGCTCACCATTTTACCGAATGGGAGCATTGCGCAAGTGGTTAACTACTCCGTGAAAAACTCTTTGGCTATCGTCGATGTGACCATTCCTTTTGAGCTAGGGATAGAAAAAGTGGAGAAGCTGATTACGGCTTACTTGACTGAAATGGCTAAAAACGATGAAGACTTAATTGCAGCACCACGTTTGGTTGGCGCTCATGACTTTACGGATACGGCTGTCATTGAACGGATATTGGCTGAAACAAAACCGATGCGTCAGTATGAAGTGACCCGAAAGATCAGTATCGGGTTGAAACAATACTTGGAGCACCAGGGTGTTGAGATTCCATATCCGACATTGGTGACCAAATTGAATGAAGCATAA
- the yyaC gene encoding spore protease YyaC, whose protein sequence is MSIALSSAFDYRIHYKETGIVWKLSTFFLEHIPFDKESLVFYCIGTDRSTGDALGPLTGSHLSESLIFPFPVVGTLENPLHALNLQENLDKTESAHPSPFIVAIDACLGKSESIGHLLFQNGPLYPGKAVGKELPPVGDLSIKGVVNISGFMEHAVLQSTRLHLSFEMSRIIARALQLAYGRYSM, encoded by the coding sequence ATGTCCATCGCCTTATCATCAGCATTTGATTACCGAATCCACTACAAAGAGACAGGCATCGTTTGGAAGCTGAGCACGTTCTTTTTGGAACATATTCCGTTTGACAAAGAATCACTTGTTTTCTATTGTATTGGAACGGATCGTTCGACAGGAGATGCGCTTGGACCTTTGACTGGCTCTCATTTATCCGAATCACTGATCTTCCCCTTCCCTGTTGTCGGGACATTGGAAAATCCATTGCATGCCTTGAATTTGCAGGAGAATCTGGATAAGACGGAAAGCGCTCATCCATCTCCTTTCATTGTTGCGATTGACGCCTGCCTTGGGAAAAGTGAGTCGATTGGCCATTTGTTATTTCAGAACGGTCCACTGTATCCTGGCAAAGCAGTTGGAAAAGAACTGCCTCCTGTCGGCGATCTATCTATTAAGGGTGTCGTCAATATTTCAGGTTTTATGGAGCATGCGGTCCTTCAGAGCACCCGTCTTCATCTATCCTTTGAAATGAGCCGCATTATCGCCCGGGCACTTCAGCTTGCATACGGCCGATACTCAATGTAG
- a CDS encoding DUF554 domain-containing protein has translation MILFGSITNALLIVLGAFIGRFLNNIPERMKETVMYGIGLAVTAIGIQMTFESTQILIVIISIVIGAVIGEWMDLEGKINRLGQWIEKKLPAKNEGPGIAQGFVTATLIFVVGSMAIIGAIDSGLRNDHDVLIMKGIIDGFTSIILSSTLGIGVAFAAIPVLLYQGIITLCATQISRFVSDELLSFFISEMTATGGLMIVGIGLNLIGVTKMRVANFIPGIVVVGVIVSIVHFLH, from the coding sequence ATGATATTATTTGGCTCAATTACGAATGCATTATTAATTGTTCTTGGCGCATTCATCGGCAGGTTTTTAAACAACATCCCTGAACGGATGAAAGAGACGGTCATGTATGGCATCGGGTTGGCAGTCACGGCAATTGGAATCCAAATGACATTTGAAAGTACGCAAATCCTAATTGTCATCATAAGTATTGTCATCGGAGCGGTCATTGGCGAGTGGATGGACTTGGAAGGGAAAATTAATCGATTAGGTCAATGGATTGAAAAGAAGTTGCCTGCAAAAAATGAAGGACCTGGGATTGCCCAAGGATTTGTAACAGCAACCCTCATTTTTGTCGTGGGGTCTATGGCCATTATCGGTGCGATCGATAGCGGATTACGAAATGATCATGATGTGCTTATTATGAAGGGAATCATTGATGGATTCACCTCCATCATTTTAAGTTCTACCCTCGGCATCGGCGTGGCATTTGCAGCGATCCCGGTTTTACTATATCAAGGGATCATCACCTTATGTGCCACGCAAATCAGTCGTTTCGTATCCGATGAATTGCTTTCCTTTTTCATATCCGAAATGACCGCAACTGGGGGATTGATGATTGTTGGCATCGGTTTGAACTTAATTGGAGTTACAAAGATGAGAGTAGCGAATTTCATACCCGGGATTGTAGTTGTCGGTGTTATCGTATCCATCGTTCATTTTCTACATTGA